A window from Mycolicibacterium tokaiense encodes these proteins:
- a CDS encoding SAM-dependent methyltransferase encodes MTRTDSDTWDLASSVGATATAVAAGRAMASQGPDALLEDPWADPLVRAVGVEQFIAMIDGGVLTEDDPLMSRQTMIEQMVVRTRFFDDFLIDSGLTQAVILASGLDTRAYRLTWPAGTTVFEVDQPEVIDFKTRTLAALGATPSADRRTVGIDLRDDWPTALRQAGFDPSRPTAWIAEGLLIYLPPDAQDTLFDHITALSAPGSRLATEHMDMDALPADWAQKIDQRSQQAGSDIRLSELFYQGQRNSAGAYLQGLGWQTRTLRAADAFAANGFELPTDDLSAFLGGDSGYLTAALE; translated from the coding sequence ATGACACGAACCGACTCCGACACCTGGGATCTGGCCTCCAGCGTGGGCGCCACCGCCACCGCGGTGGCCGCCGGCCGGGCGATGGCCTCACAGGGTCCCGACGCTCTGCTCGAGGATCCCTGGGCTGACCCGCTGGTGCGGGCCGTCGGGGTGGAGCAGTTCATCGCGATGATCGACGGCGGCGTCTTGACCGAGGACGACCCGCTGATGAGCCGCCAGACCATGATCGAGCAGATGGTGGTGCGCACCCGGTTCTTCGACGACTTCCTCATCGACTCGGGCCTGACCCAGGCGGTGATCTTGGCATCCGGGTTGGACACCAGGGCCTACCGCCTGACGTGGCCGGCCGGGACCACGGTCTTCGAGGTGGACCAGCCGGAGGTCATCGACTTCAAGACGCGCACCTTGGCCGCGTTGGGCGCCACCCCGTCGGCGGACCGTCGTACCGTCGGGATCGACCTGCGCGACGACTGGCCCACGGCGCTGAGGCAGGCCGGTTTTGATCCGTCGCGGCCGACGGCGTGGATCGCCGAAGGCCTGCTGATCTACCTGCCGCCAGATGCCCAGGACACGCTGTTCGACCACATCACCGCGCTCTCGGCCCCGGGCAGCCGACTGGCCACCGAACACATGGACATGGATGCGCTGCCGGCGGACTGGGCGCAGAAGATCGATCAACGCTCACAGCAGGCCGGCTCCGACATCCGGCTCTCCGAGCTGTTCTACCAGGGGCAGCGCAACTCCGCGGGCGCCTACCTGCAGGGGCTGGGCTGGCAGACGCGGACGTTGCGGGCTGCGGACGCGTTCGCCGCCAACGGTTTTGAGTTGCCGACCGATGATCTCTCGGCGTTCCTCGGCGGCGACTCGGGATATCTGACCGCTGCCCTAGAGTAG
- a CDS encoding class I SAM-dependent methyltransferase encodes MSTPAGRTDTDSWDLASSVGATATMVAAARALASTEPDPLIDDPYAAPLVRAVGVDFFTKMVDRALEVPEEAAEAATAMTTVMAVRTRFFDDFFVSADLPQAVILASGLDSRAYRLAWPAGAVVYEIDQPQVIDFKSTTLAGLGAEPTVDRRTVAVDLRDDWPAALRAAGFDDSLPTAWSAEGLLIYLPPQAQDRLFDHLTALSAPGSRLATEYHPDAGAAIGQRAAAIREQWGSQGFDLDFADLSYGGERNSVVDYLSTRGWDVTARSRPEVFASYGRAFPTSDTLAPLRNSLSVIATRKD; translated from the coding sequence ATGAGCACTCCGGCCGGGCGCACGGACACCGACTCCTGGGATCTGGCCTCCAGCGTCGGCGCGACGGCCACCATGGTGGCCGCCGCCCGCGCGCTGGCCAGCACCGAACCCGATCCGCTGATCGACGACCCCTACGCCGCACCGCTGGTGCGCGCCGTCGGGGTGGACTTCTTCACCAAGATGGTCGATCGCGCCCTCGAGGTTCCGGAGGAGGCCGCCGAGGCGGCGACCGCCATGACCACCGTCATGGCGGTGCGCACCCGGTTCTTCGACGACTTCTTCGTCTCCGCCGACCTGCCGCAGGCCGTCATCCTGGCCTCCGGTCTCGATTCGCGGGCGTACCGCCTGGCCTGGCCCGCGGGCGCCGTGGTCTACGAGATCGACCAGCCCCAGGTGATCGATTTCAAGTCCACGACCCTGGCCGGGTTGGGTGCCGAACCCACGGTGGACCGCCGGACGGTGGCGGTGGACCTGCGCGACGACTGGCCCGCCGCGCTGCGCGCCGCCGGGTTCGACGACTCCCTGCCCACCGCGTGGAGCGCCGAGGGACTACTGATCTATCTGCCGCCACAGGCGCAGGACCGGCTGTTTGATCACCTCACCGCACTCTCGGCCCCGGGCAGCCGGCTGGCCACCGAGTACCACCCCGATGCCGGCGCGGCCATCGGGCAACGGGCGGCAGCGATCCGGGAGCAGTGGGGATCGCAGGGTTTCGACCTCGACTTCGCCGACCTGTCCTACGGCGGTGAGCGCAACTCCGTCGTCGACTACCTCAGCACCCGCGGGTGGGACGTCACCGCGCGGTCACGCCCCGAGGTGTTCGCCTCGTACGGGCGGGCCTTTCCCACCTCCGACACCTTGGCCCCGCTGCGCAACTCACTGTCCGTGATCGCCACCAGGAAGGATTGA
- a CDS encoding class I SAM-dependent methyltransferase produces the protein MPRTDNDTWDLASSVGATATMVAAARAMATNSPDAVINDPFAEPLVRAVGVDFFTKLATGELTAADLDSGSAPVSVQRFADGMAARTRFFDDFFRAATDAGIRQAVILAAGLDARAYRLQWPAGTTVFEIDQPEVIAFKTQALADLGATPTAEHKTVAIDLRDDWPTALREAGLDTSAPIAWIAEGLLGYLPPEAQDRLLDQIAELSPAGSRLAVEGVPVISAADQEAARERMQSVTSRWQDHGFDLDFSELTFLGERAEAAGYLREHGWQVEARKAEELIRAAGLTPVEDDEVGFGDVVYITAQR, from the coding sequence ATGCCGCGCACCGACAACGACACCTGGGACCTCGCCTCGAGCGTCGGCGCCACCGCCACCATGGTGGCCGCCGCGCGCGCCATGGCCACCAACTCCCCCGACGCCGTGATCAACGACCCGTTCGCCGAACCACTGGTGCGCGCGGTCGGAGTCGACTTCTTCACCAAACTCGCCACCGGCGAGCTGACTGCAGCGGACCTGGATTCCGGCTCCGCCCCGGTGAGCGTCCAGCGCTTTGCCGACGGCATGGCCGCCCGCACCCGCTTCTTCGACGACTTCTTCCGCGCCGCCACCGACGCCGGCATCCGCCAGGCCGTGATCCTGGCCGCCGGCCTGGACGCCCGCGCCTACCGCCTGCAGTGGCCGGCCGGCACCACCGTCTTCGAGATCGACCAGCCCGAGGTGATCGCGTTCAAGACCCAGGCGCTGGCCGATCTGGGTGCCACGCCGACCGCCGAGCACAAGACGGTCGCGATCGACCTGCGCGACGACTGGCCGACGGCCCTGCGCGAGGCGGGGCTGGACACCTCGGCCCCCATCGCCTGGATCGCCGAAGGACTACTGGGCTACCTGCCGCCAGAGGCCCAGGACCGTCTGCTGGACCAGATCGCCGAGCTGAGCCCGGCGGGCAGCCGGCTGGCCGTCGAGGGCGTGCCGGTCATCAGCGCCGCGGATCAGGAGGCCGCCCGCGAACGGATGCAGTCGGTGACCTCGCGGTGGCAGGACCACGGCTTTGATCTCGACTTCTCCGAGCTGACCTTCCTGGGCGAGCGTGCCGAGGCCGCCGGCTACCTGCGTGAGCACGGCTGGCAGGTCGAGGCGCGCAAGGCCGAGGAACTGATCCGCGCGGCCGGCCTGACCCCGGTGGAGGACGACGAGGTCGGCTTCGGCGACGTCGTGTACATCACCGCACAACGATGA